The following are encoded together in the Gordonia insulae genome:
- a CDS encoding IS3 family transposase (programmed frameshift) — protein sequence MPRQYPPEFRQKSVRMLETALEADAELSEFEAIRQVAAKQQVAEETLRRWRRKAQIDAGQRAGTSSEEHAEIRRLKKEVAELRRTNELLKSASAFFRLGARPDHDEMIAFIDKFRDQFGVEFICRTLRAAGVVFLTSRGYRAAKSRAASARSIRDTELVAVVKQVHSDNYAVYGVKKVHAELRRKGHVVGREQTRRLMRCAGVRGVQRSKKVFTTRADPAAAVPEDRVKRTFVATQPNQLWVVDITYVRTWQGFAYVAFVTDVCTRKIMGWHVASSMRTEDLPLPAFDHAVWQANTNLSGLTHHSDHGSQYLSLAYTDRLIELGITPSVGTVGDSYDNALAESVNSAYKTELIRQRGPWRTVEQVELATLEYVWWYNNQRLHEALGYVPPAEYEATLTGASHPSEPADPALATT from the exons ATGCCACGTCAGTATCCGCCGGAGTTCCGGCAGAAGTCTGTGCGCATGTTGGAGACGGCGTTGGAGGCCGACGCCGAGCTCTCGGAATTCGAGGCAATCCGTCAAGTTGCGGCCAAGCAGCAGGTGGCCGAGGAAACGCTGCGCCGGTGGCGCCGTAAAGCCCAGATCGACGCCGGGCAGCGGGCCGGCACCAGCAGCGAGGAGCACGCCGAGATCCGGCGGCTGAAGAAGGAAGTCGCCGAACTGCGGCGGACCAACGAGTTACTCAAGTCGGCGAGCGCGTTTT TTCGCCTCGGAGCTCGACCGGACCACGACGAGATGATCGCGTTCATCGACAAGTTTCGCGATCAGTTCGGGGTCGAGTTCATCTGCCGCACCCTGCGCGCGGCAGGCGTGGTGTTCCTCACCTCGCGAGGATATCGGGCAGCGAAATCCCGCGCCGCGTCGGCACGTTCGATTCGCGATACCGAACTCGTGGCGGTGGTCAAGCAGGTCCACAGCGACAACTATGCGGTGTACGGGGTCAAGAAGGTGCACGCCGAACTGCGCCGCAAGGGTCATGTGGTCGGCCGTGAGCAGACCCGCCGACTGATGCGGTGCGCCGGGGTGCGCGGGGTGCAGCGTTCGAAGAAAGTGTTCACCACCCGCGCGGACCCAGCCGCTGCGGTTCCGGAGGATCGGGTCAAGCGCACTTTTGTTGCCACACAACCGAATCAGCTGTGGGTCGTGGACATCACCTATGTGCGGACCTGGCAGGGATTCGCCTATGTCGCGTTCGTCACCGACGTCTGTACCCGCAAGATCATGGGCTGGCACGTCGCCTCGTCGATGCGGACTGAGGACCTTCCCCTTCCGGCGTTCGATCACGCTGTGTGGCAGGCGAATACCAATCTATCCGGGTTGACCCATCATTCCGACCACGGGTCGCAATACCTATCGCTGGCCTATACCGACCGACTGATCGAGTTGGGAATCACACCGTCAGTAGGGACCGTCGGGGACTCCTACGACAACGCGCTGGCCGAAAGCGTGAACTCGGCCTACAAGACCGAGCTGATCCGCCAGCGTGGTCCCTGGCGCACCGTGGAGCAGGTCGAGTTGGCCACTCTCGAATACGTGTGGTGGTACAACAACCAACGCCTGCACGAAGCCCTCGGCTACGTTCCCCCAGCCGAGTACGAGGCCACCTTGACCGGGGCCTCACACCCCAGCGAGCCAGCCGACCCGGCCCTCGCAACCACATAG
- a CDS encoding GntR family transcriptional regulator, translating into MTSRPRIPPKDFPRPPARKYAGTREDAARWVRDVLRTQILDGAFGGLAAPRPMLPPENELAKEWGVSRNAIREALDLLRAEGLITRVQGAGTFVTGAKLRQRIDRLEGLAESLAGHQLSVQNEVLSARESTATPSVADKLDIPEGSPILFIERLRSVANVPLSLDTTSLRPEAIDALDGANLAEEDVFRLLEDKLGVRLGQAENTVEAVAADKGTARHLGVRVGSPVLLLHRLSYLEDGTPFDLESVRYRGDRLSLVSVNPRVRGSDTETSD; encoded by the coding sequence ATGACATCGAGGCCACGGATTCCACCCAAGGACTTCCCGCGCCCACCGGCCCGCAAATACGCCGGCACCCGGGAGGACGCCGCCCGGTGGGTGCGCGATGTCCTTCGGACCCAGATCCTCGATGGCGCATTCGGTGGACTCGCCGCGCCGCGGCCGATGCTGCCTCCGGAGAACGAACTGGCAAAGGAATGGGGTGTCAGCCGTAATGCGATACGCGAAGCGCTTGACCTGCTTCGTGCCGAAGGTCTGATCACCCGCGTGCAAGGTGCAGGCACCTTTGTGACCGGTGCCAAACTCCGGCAGCGTATCGATCGGCTCGAGGGGTTGGCCGAATCGCTGGCCGGACACCAACTCTCGGTGCAGAACGAGGTGCTGTCGGCGCGCGAATCGACGGCGACCCCGTCGGTCGCCGACAAACTGGACATCCCTGAGGGGAGCCCGATCCTGTTCATCGAACGGCTGCGGTCGGTCGCCAATGTCCCGCTGTCGCTGGACACCACATCCCTGCGCCCCGAGGCCATCGACGCCCTGGACGGCGCAAATCTCGCCGAGGAGGACGTGTTCCGACTTCTGGAGGACAAGCTCGGCGTCCGCCTGGGCCAGGCTGAGAACACTGTCGAGGCCGTCGCGGCCGACAAGGGCACCGCCAGGCATCTCGGCGTGCGTGTCGGATCGCCTGTCCTGCTGCTACACCGACTCTCGTATCTCGAGGATGGGACACCGTTCGACCTGGAATCCGTCCGCTACCGCGGAGACCGCTTGTCGCTGGTCTCCGTCAATCCCCGGGTCAGGGGTTCGGACACCGAAACGTCTGACTGA
- a CDS encoding arylsulfatase: MSTPSKQPNIVYFHVDNLGLGELGCYGGGILRGADTKNIDSFAGESLKLSHFVVEPQCTPTRSALMTGRYPIRSGNHTIALGGNAGGLVAWERTMGDILSDAGYATACYGKWHIGAEDGRWPTDHGFDEWYGPARTYDECLWPDDPWYKGERDGWSYMYDGTKEGGVRTTDEQLTVELKGRMDAEYDRRAHAFMERSVAEDKPFFLYHNHSLLHFPIEVREEFRGKSSNGDWGDALLMLDHDFQSILDKLDELGIADDTIVVFAGDNGPEDHLAGRGTAGFFDGSYFSSAEGGIRTPALIRWPGHVKPRESNEMMHVTDMFTTLVRLAGCEVPLDREIDGLDQREFFAGAEESAREGCMVWLNEELHAVKWSQFKISFVRQQHFHDPEIPLGFARIINLLEDPKEREAVNQTFVRWWVMQHAHRIIREHDESVEREELIPPGAPIDFVPQRQEVLAAAQA; this comes from the coding sequence ATGTCCACACCCAGTAAACAACCCAACATCGTGTACTTCCACGTCGACAATCTGGGGCTCGGCGAGCTCGGCTGCTACGGGGGCGGAATCCTGCGCGGCGCCGACACCAAGAACATCGACAGCTTCGCCGGCGAGAGCCTGAAGCTCTCCCACTTCGTGGTCGAACCGCAGTGCACACCAACGCGTTCCGCGCTCATGACAGGTCGGTATCCGATCCGATCGGGTAACCACACGATCGCGCTCGGCGGCAACGCCGGCGGCCTGGTCGCCTGGGAACGCACCATGGGTGACATCCTGTCCGACGCCGGCTACGCCACTGCCTGCTACGGCAAGTGGCACATCGGCGCCGAAGACGGACGCTGGCCCACCGATCACGGCTTCGACGAGTGGTACGGCCCGGCCCGAACCTACGACGAGTGCCTATGGCCTGACGACCCCTGGTACAAGGGTGAACGTGACGGCTGGTCCTACATGTACGACGGCACCAAGGAAGGCGGCGTCCGCACCACCGACGAGCAGTTGACCGTCGAACTCAAGGGGCGGATGGACGCCGAGTACGACCGTCGTGCCCACGCATTCATGGAACGCAGTGTGGCTGAGGACAAGCCGTTCTTCCTGTATCACAACCACTCGTTGCTGCACTTCCCGATCGAGGTGCGGGAGGAGTTCCGCGGCAAGAGCAGCAACGGGGACTGGGGCGACGCCCTCCTGATGCTCGACCACGACTTCCAAAGCATCCTCGACAAGCTCGACGAGCTCGGTATCGCCGATGACACCATCGTGGTGTTCGCTGGCGACAACGGACCCGAGGACCACCTGGCCGGTCGGGGCACCGCAGGCTTCTTCGACGGCTCCTACTTCAGCTCGGCCGAGGGCGGTATTCGAACCCCGGCACTGATCCGCTGGCCCGGGCACGTCAAGCCACGCGAGAGCAACGAGATGATGCACGTGACCGACATGTTCACCACGCTGGTCCGCCTCGCCGGATGCGAGGTCCCCCTCGACCGGGAGATCGACGGGCTCGACCAGCGCGAATTCTTCGCCGGTGCAGAGGAATCGGCGCGCGAAGGGTGCATGGTGTGGCTCAACGAGGAACTGCACGCCGTGAAGTGGTCGCAGTTCAAGATCAGTTTCGTGCGACAGCAACATTTCCATGACCCGGAGATCCCGCTCGGGTTCGCGCGCATCATCAACCTGCTCGAGGACCCCAAGGAACGCGAGGCGGTCAACCAGACCTTCGTCCGGTGGTGGGTCATGCAGCATGCCCACCGCATCATCCGCGAACACGATGAGTCAGTCGAGCGGGAGGAACTGATCCCGCCCGGCGCGCCAATCGATTTCGTGCCTCAGCGACAAGAAGTCCTGGCAGCAGCCCAGGCCTGA
- a CDS encoding SulP family inorganic anion transporter, which translates to MANTLSRTAVGVRRSSTLAALRNPRQLRTEFFAGLVTALALIPETISFSLIAGVGPAVGLFTSFIFAMTIAFVGGRPAMISAAAGSVALVVAPVVREYGVDHLIATILLAGILQVVMAWLGVAKLMRFIPHSVMTGFVNALAILIFTAQLPHLIGVPWLVYPMTAAGLLMMVFLPKVSTVVPAPLVATAVLTVIAVVFAVGVPRVGDEGPMSSELPSLGIPGVPFTLETLRIIFPYALAVAMVGLLESLITAKLVDELTDTSSDAKRESWGQGVGNLVTGFFGGMGGCAMIGQTMMNVKSGGRTRISTFVAGAALLCLVLFFSPALAAIPMAALVAVMVVVSFATMDWHSISPKTLRRMPIGETVTMLMTVAVTVVTHNLAYGVIVGVLCAMVAFVRRVAGHASIEEHYLVVDDDPEHSGPVQTYRITGDLFFASSHGLVDRFDYAGDPMRVIIDFSAAHVWDATSVATLEGIRGKYHAVGKSVSFVGLDDASEALHARLAGAFRAT; encoded by the coding sequence GTGGCCAACACGCTGTCGCGAACAGCCGTCGGCGTGCGGAGGTCGTCGACGCTTGCTGCCCTGCGGAATCCTCGGCAGCTCCGAACAGAGTTCTTCGCCGGCCTCGTGACCGCGCTCGCGCTCATCCCGGAGACGATCTCGTTCTCGCTGATCGCCGGTGTCGGGCCTGCGGTAGGCCTGTTCACTTCGTTCATCTTCGCGATGACCATCGCGTTCGTCGGTGGACGACCAGCGATGATCTCGGCGGCCGCCGGATCGGTGGCACTGGTCGTGGCGCCGGTGGTCCGGGAGTACGGCGTCGACCACCTCATCGCCACGATCCTCCTCGCCGGAATCCTTCAGGTGGTGATGGCGTGGTTGGGAGTGGCCAAGCTGATGCGGTTCATCCCGCACAGCGTCATGACCGGATTCGTGAACGCGCTGGCCATCCTCATCTTCACCGCACAATTGCCGCACCTGATCGGGGTCCCGTGGCTGGTCTACCCGATGACCGCGGCGGGACTGCTGATGATGGTGTTCCTACCCAAGGTCAGCACGGTGGTCCCCGCCCCGTTGGTCGCCACCGCAGTGCTCACCGTCATCGCCGTGGTGTTCGCCGTCGGCGTGCCGCGCGTCGGCGATGAAGGGCCGATGTCATCGGAGCTGCCGAGTCTCGGCATCCCCGGTGTGCCGTTCACCCTCGAGACGTTGCGGATCATCTTCCCGTACGCCCTCGCCGTCGCCATGGTGGGTCTGCTCGAATCGCTCATCACCGCCAAGCTCGTCGACGAGCTGACCGACACTTCGTCAGACGCCAAACGAGAGAGCTGGGGCCAGGGTGTCGGAAACCTCGTCACCGGGTTCTTCGGCGGAATGGGCGGCTGCGCCATGATCGGCCAGACCATGATGAACGTGAAGAGTGGTGGCCGGACCAGGATCTCGACGTTCGTCGCCGGTGCGGCCCTGCTGTGCCTGGTGCTCTTCTTCAGTCCGGCACTCGCGGCGATCCCCATGGCAGCACTTGTCGCGGTGATGGTGGTGGTCTCGTTCGCGACCATGGACTGGCATTCGATCTCGCCGAAAACCCTGCGTCGCATGCCGATCGGGGAGACGGTCACCATGCTGATGACGGTGGCGGTCACCGTCGTCACCCACAATCTCGCGTATGGGGTGATCGTCGGTGTGCTGTGTGCGATGGTTGCGTTCGTCAGACGGGTGGCCGGGCACGCGTCGATCGAGGAGCACTACCTCGTCGTCGATGACGACCCCGAGCACTCGGGGCCGGTGCAGACCTATCGGATCACCGGCGATCTCTTCTTCGCGTCCAGCCATGGTCTCGTCGACCGCTTCGACTACGCCGGCGATCCGATGCGCGTCATCATCGATTTCTCGGCGGCGCACGTCTGGGATGCCACGTCGGTCGCGACGCTCGAGGGGATTCGCGGCAAGTATCACGCCGTCGGCAAGTCTGTGAGTTTTGTGGGCCTCGACGATGCGTCGGAGGCCTTGCACGCCCGACTGGCCGGCGCGTTCCGCGCAACCTGA
- a CDS encoding DUF202 domain-containing protein translates to MTTAETTPATSDRGLQAERTILSWSRTSIALGANGILVAGRDLVSHPDEWSCVRWAVAAAAVTLALAIYLAGRRRAHDLARRPLSRPVAARHLMTFTGLTITLLGVALLATAAL, encoded by the coding sequence ATGACGACCGCGGAGACCACTCCGGCCACGAGCGACCGGGGCCTGCAGGCCGAGCGAACGATCCTGTCGTGGTCCCGTACCTCGATCGCCCTCGGCGCCAACGGGATTCTCGTGGCCGGTCGAGACCTGGTGAGTCATCCCGACGAGTGGAGCTGCGTCCGATGGGCGGTTGCCGCAGCCGCCGTCACACTCGCCCTGGCCATTTACCTCGCCGGTCGCCGGCGGGCGCACGACCTCGCCCGTCGCCCGCTGTCGCGGCCGGTCGCCGCACGTCACCTGATGACGTTCACGGGTCTCACGATCACCCTGCTTGGGGTGGCACTGCTAGCCACAGCCGCACTCTGA
- a CDS encoding YidH family protein, with product MIRWRSIGGYGSLVVMEISEPDYRFTLANERTFLAWQRTSLGLLAAAVAVLQFLPEDTHPAVRYGVGGLLGALSVATSVGGLARWRGNDDAIRRDQPLPRPRLIAYVASVLAVVGVIAIILALAPVLGVR from the coding sequence ATGATTCGTTGGCGTTCCATCGGCGGGTACGGAAGCCTGGTGGTCATGGAGATCAGCGAACCCGATTACCGGTTCACCCTCGCGAACGAACGGACATTCCTCGCGTGGCAGCGCACCTCGCTCGGCCTGCTCGCGGCGGCGGTGGCGGTGCTGCAGTTCCTGCCGGAGGACACTCATCCGGCAGTCCGGTACGGGGTAGGGGGTCTGCTGGGCGCGCTGTCCGTCGCCACCTCTGTGGGTGGGCTCGCGAGGTGGCGCGGGAACGACGACGCGATCCGCCGTGATCAGCCGTTGCCGCGGCCCCGTCTGATCGCCTATGTGGCGTCGGTGCTCGCCGTGGTCGGCGTGATCGCAATCATTCTCGCGCTCGCGCCGGTGCTCGGCGTCCGATGA
- a CDS encoding ABC transporter substrate-binding protein, whose product MTENTIQRFPRRPSAARISRRGRAALAVGTATLALSSALTGCGMFDSESVVVNVGYQSKTINTVNAGTLMRDRGAFEAALDEAGEKSGKKYRVVWQDFSSGAPLTAAMIASHVDIGSMGDYPLLTNGSKTKKYDDAQTDFIATTGYNLRGSLNQVVVPTGSTATGLDDLRGKDVSTSLGSAGDGMLSTALERVGITKDDVHIANQDPSIGAAAVEGKQVDAFAQFVPWPQLVIFRNQGRLVYDGGDNEVPTFHGVVARHQFSEQHPEVMAAFMQALRETTDHITAQPMQAALRVSEITGIEPEVVYLYNGPNGLVSFDPTIKKQFGPALEKVKAYLVKRGSVSEDFDIASFTDTRHLEKLYGSDYATKTADIGNPSRLTGTDEVCGLPVADPATASEVWFAGQQSTSVAATPSCALRRIADTGTPVRAAYVPDAVTATKLFADHATWLTDPAAPASRRYLAFATQDGAATYRRSHPTLTEVSYETALSQSRSTT is encoded by the coding sequence ATGACCGAGAACACCATCCAGCGCTTCCCCCGCCGGCCCTCGGCGGCGCGCATCAGCCGCCGCGGCCGGGCCGCGCTGGCCGTCGGCACCGCGACCCTCGCGCTGAGTTCAGCGCTGACCGGCTGCGGCATGTTCGACTCCGAATCCGTCGTCGTCAACGTCGGATATCAGTCCAAGACGATCAACACGGTCAACGCGGGCACCTTGATGCGTGATCGCGGGGCATTCGAGGCCGCGCTCGATGAAGCCGGCGAGAAGTCCGGCAAGAAGTACCGCGTGGTGTGGCAGGACTTCTCGTCGGGAGCCCCGCTCACCGCGGCGATGATCGCCTCGCACGTCGACATCGGATCGATGGGCGACTACCCGTTGCTGACCAACGGGTCGAAGACCAAGAAGTACGACGACGCGCAGACCGACTTCATCGCGACGACCGGATACAACCTGCGTGGTTCGCTGAATCAGGTCGTCGTCCCGACCGGGTCCACGGCCACCGGCCTGGACGACCTACGCGGCAAGGACGTCTCCACCAGCCTCGGCTCGGCCGGTGACGGAATGCTGTCGACCGCGCTCGAACGCGTCGGCATCACCAAGGATGACGTCCACATCGCCAACCAGGACCCGTCCATCGGCGCGGCCGCCGTCGAGGGTAAGCAGGTGGACGCATTCGCCCAGTTCGTTCCCTGGCCGCAGTTGGTGATCTTCCGCAACCAGGGCCGGCTCGTCTACGACGGCGGCGACAACGAGGTGCCCACGTTCCACGGTGTGGTGGCCCGGCATCAGTTCTCTGAACAGCATCCCGAGGTGATGGCGGCCTTCATGCAGGCGTTGAGGGAAACCACCGACCACATCACGGCGCAGCCCATGCAGGCGGCACTGCGGGTCAGCGAGATCACCGGCATCGAGCCGGAGGTGGTCTATCTCTACAACGGGCCGAACGGTCTGGTGTCCTTCGACCCGACGATCAAGAAGCAGTTCGGCCCGGCGCTCGAGAAGGTGAAGGCCTACCTCGTCAAGCGTGGCTCCGTTTCCGAGGACTTCGACATCGCGTCGTTCACCGACACCCGTCACCTCGAGAAGCTGTACGGCTCCGACTACGCGACGAAGACCGCCGACATCGGCAACCCGAGCCGGCTGACCGGCACCGACGAGGTCTGCGGCCTGCCGGTGGCGGACCCCGCAACCGCATCCGAGGTCTGGTTCGCCGGACAGCAGTCGACGTCGGTGGCCGCTACCCCGAGCTGCGCGCTACGACGGATCGCCGACACCGGCACGCCGGTTCGTGCTGCGTACGTTCCCGACGCGGTCACCGCGACCAAACTCTTCGCCGACCACGCCACCTGGCTGACCGACCCGGCCGCACCCGCATCCCGACGCTATCTGGCCTTCGCAACCCAGGACGGCGCCGCGACGTACCGGCGATCTCACCCGACCCTGACCGAGGTCTCCTACGAGACAGCTCTGTCGCAGTCGCGATCCACCACCTGA
- a CDS encoding ABC transporter permease: protein MAHMAPTQDRPLAPGEPAADPTEAAAPPMSGHSTPTSSDGSSASTSTKLRRIALTIVLPLIPIAAFVVIWHLLTTNQVVAWLRFNRMPTPGAVFDGFVERLSSGGYYADLFASLQRILLGFGLAAIIGITLGMVIGRSDIARKTLRPFIEMIRPIPAIALVPLTILLFPSSEQGIVFITFFAAFFPVLVSTIHAMDSLPKVWEEAALTMGASRWTILRCVVLPGAMPGIFAGLSVAMGVAWICVVSAEMISGQFGIGYYTWQSYGLLDYAGVVVGMLSIGALGLITAWIVELIGRRVNHWLPRASR from the coding sequence ATGGCGCACATGGCCCCGACCCAGGATCGCCCGCTCGCACCAGGCGAGCCCGCCGCCGACCCGACCGAGGCAGCAGCACCGCCGATGTCCGGTCATTCCACGCCGACGAGTTCTGACGGGAGCTCGGCAAGTACCTCGACCAAGCTCCGCCGGATCGCGTTGACCATCGTGCTCCCGCTGATCCCCATCGCCGCGTTCGTGGTGATCTGGCATCTCCTGACGACCAACCAGGTGGTGGCGTGGCTGCGCTTCAATCGGATGCCCACCCCCGGTGCCGTGTTCGACGGGTTCGTCGAACGGCTGAGCTCGGGCGGCTACTACGCCGACCTCTTCGCGAGCCTCCAGCGAATCCTCCTCGGCTTCGGACTCGCCGCCATCATCGGAATCACGCTCGGCATGGTGATCGGTAGATCCGACATCGCGCGAAAGACGTTGCGGCCATTCATCGAGATGATCCGTCCCATCCCGGCGATCGCACTGGTGCCACTGACCATCCTGCTCTTCCCGTCCAGCGAGCAGGGCATAGTCTTCATCACCTTCTTCGCCGCCTTCTTCCCCGTCCTGGTCAGCACCATCCATGCGATGGACTCACTGCCGAAGGTGTGGGAGGAAGCCGCGCTGACGATGGGCGCGAGCCGATGGACCATTCTGCGCTGCGTCGTCCTGCCCGGCGCGATGCCCGGCATCTTCGCGGGTCTCTCGGTCGCCATGGGCGTCGCGTGGATCTGTGTGGTGAGCGCGGAGATGATCTCCGGACAGTTCGGCATCGGCTACTACACGTGGCAGTCGTACGGACTGCTCGACTACGCCGGTGTGGTCGTGGGCATGCTCTCGATCGGCGCGCTCGGCCTGATCACCGCCTGGATCGTCGAGCTCATCGGACGACGAGTCAATCACTGGCTGCCCAGGGCGTCGCGATGA
- a CDS encoding ABC transporter ATP-binding protein, translated as MTTTDSGVVTDVKATSDIPVYSTGAGAGVILDHLQLGFDGKIAANVTLDIEPGEVVVFLGPSGCGKSTILRALAGLLAPMGGAATVNGQAITGNDAHCAMVFQEDALFPWRTALKNVQFPLALRGVRGRESKRVATEYLEQVGLGGYLDHLPSHLSGGMRQRVQLARTLACEPKVMLMDEPFGALDAQTRLDMQQLLISVWEQTKMTILFVTHDVDEALLLADRVVLLTHRPATVADVITIDRPRDPQAPFDDAYQHRRQSILEFLGHSPVGAH; from the coding sequence ATGACAACCACCGATTCCGGCGTCGTCACCGACGTCAAAGCCACATCCGACATCCCCGTGTACAGCACCGGCGCCGGCGCGGGCGTGATCCTCGATCATCTCCAGCTGGGGTTTGACGGCAAGATCGCCGCGAACGTCACGCTGGACATCGAACCCGGTGAGGTCGTCGTGTTCCTGGGGCCGTCGGGCTGCGGCAAGTCGACCATCCTGCGAGCTCTTGCCGGTCTGCTCGCACCGATGGGTGGTGCGGCCACGGTGAACGGACAGGCCATCACCGGGAACGACGCACACTGCGCCATGGTGTTCCAGGAGGACGCCCTCTTCCCGTGGCGAACGGCCCTCAAGAACGTGCAGTTCCCGCTCGCGCTGCGCGGTGTCCGGGGACGGGAATCGAAGCGCGTGGCAACCGAGTACCTGGAGCAGGTCGGCCTCGGCGGCTACCTCGACCACCTGCCCAGCCACCTGTCCGGTGGCATGCGCCAGCGCGTGCAATTGGCCCGCACCCTCGCCTGCGAACCGAAGGTCATGCTCATGGACGAGCCGTTCGGCGCACTCGACGCGCAGACCCGCCTGGACATGCAGCAGCTGCTGATCTCGGTCTGGGAGCAGACCAAGATGACGATCCTGTTCGTCACGCACGACGTCGACGAGGCCCTGCTGCTCGCCGATCGCGTCGTCCTCCTGACCCACCGGCCGGCCACTGTCGCCGACGTCATCACCATCGATCGACCTCGCGATCCGCAGGCGCCGTTCGATGACGCCTACCAGCATCGCCGGCAGTCGATCCTGGAGTTCCTCGGGCACTCACCCGTGGGCGCGCACTGA
- a CDS encoding MarR family winged helix-turn-helix transcriptional regulator: MDGVDVIVSHWAVARPELDVSALKVFGRLHRSFLVYRARIASTFEEHNITESGFDVLACLRRAVPDHRLTAGQLAEQTLVTTGGLSLRVKRLEDAGLVTRAKDAHDARVVYVELTPEGAALVDRIADEHFAKLQTMLAGLSEDEAVELAQLLGTLERSARSAMLGDGLDPGESDPITAGG; the protein is encoded by the coding sequence ATGGATGGAGTCGATGTCATCGTGTCGCACTGGGCCGTCGCACGTCCCGAGCTCGACGTTTCGGCGCTCAAGGTCTTCGGACGTCTGCACCGCAGCTTCCTCGTCTACCGCGCGCGCATCGCGTCGACCTTCGAGGAACACAACATCACCGAATCCGGATTCGATGTACTGGCGTGTCTGCGTCGTGCGGTGCCGGATCACCGGCTGACCGCCGGTCAGCTCGCCGAACAGACACTGGTGACCACCGGCGGATTGTCGTTGAGGGTCAAGCGCCTCGAAGATGCCGGCCTCGTCACCCGTGCCAAGGACGCGCACGACGCCCGCGTCGTCTACGTCGAACTCACTCCGGAGGGTGCCGCGCTCGTCGATCGCATCGCCGACGAGCATTTCGCGAAGCTCCAGACGATGCTTGCCGGGTTGTCCGAGGACGAGGCCGTCGAGCTCGCGCAGTTGCTCGGCACGTTGGAGCGTTCGGCGCGTTCGGCGATGCTCGGTGACGGACTGGATCCCGGCGAATCGGACCCGATCACCGCCGGCGGGTAA